One Leptospira wolbachii serovar Codice str. CDC genomic region harbors:
- a CDS encoding precorrin-2 dehydrogenase/sirohydrochlorin ferrochelatase family protein, producing the protein MSFKKYPIFLNLENKNILIVGGGNACLEKLVGLEFTGAKLQVVSIEFSEEVKTFLNKYPNIAVEQRAVQEEDLNHRDIIFLATSDSEINRNFRKVAKEKGIWVNSVDDPKNCDFYSSSSVSIGPVQFAISTDGKFAGVSSTLRKLFEEILPEEDYELMDRLFLMRRKLKEILPEPQERRKALKEIIQNLNSKYFHKS; encoded by the coding sequence ATGAGTTTCAAAAAATATCCCATTTTTTTAAATTTAGAAAACAAAAATATTCTGATCGTGGGTGGTGGGAATGCTTGTTTAGAAAAATTAGTAGGTCTTGAATTTACTGGAGCCAAACTCCAAGTTGTCTCCATTGAATTCAGTGAAGAAGTTAAAACTTTTTTAAACAAATACCCAAACATCGCTGTAGAACAACGTGCAGTCCAAGAAGAAGATCTAAATCATCGTGATATTATTTTTTTAGCAACGAGTGATTCTGAAATTAATCGAAATTTTCGAAAAGTTGCCAAAGAGAAAGGAATTTGGGTCAACTCCGTGGATGATCCCAAAAATTGTGATTTTTACTCATCCTCATCCGTATCTATTGGCCCTGTCCAATTTGCCATTTCCACCGATGGAAAATTTGCCGGTGTGTCCTCTACTTTGCGCAAACTCTTTGAAGAAATTCTTCCGGAAGAAGACTATGAACTTATGGACAGACTTTTTCTTATGCGAAGGAAATTAAAAGAAATCCTTCCCGAACCTCAGGAAAGAAGAAAGGCCTTAAAAGAAATCATTCAAAATTTAAATTCTAAATACTTTCACAAATCTTAG
- a CDS encoding LBF_1134 family protein: protein MKLIPPTVFFCLLFCACAGGNIKIKIRPDLSGDLVLYQKKITKKPSGVFFGSGLKATGELEISIKERAYQFSNYTHILPPGFRFIEFTEDQIGEIQLVVDTSKSSPLLKALEINREEIDSILKEAKQRDDLLRFNTLVEFIQFEVQFPFPIKKVKFADPRTPGEWTARLDSNEKMIVNIPLHSVWANEHQLTIIQIYPDSN from the coding sequence ATGAAACTGATACCACCAACCGTATTTTTCTGCCTATTGTTTTGTGCCTGTGCCGGTGGGAATATTAAAATAAAGATTCGGCCAGACCTTTCCGGAGATCTCGTTTTATACCAAAAAAAGATTACCAAAAAACCTTCTGGTGTTTTCTTCGGTTCCGGTCTGAAAGCTACGGGAGAACTTGAGATCAGCATTAAAGAGAGGGCTTATCAATTTTCCAATTATACTCATATCCTACCTCCCGGATTTCGGTTCATTGAATTTACTGAAGACCAAATCGGGGAAATCCAATTAGTTGTGGATACAAGTAAGTCCTCTCCACTTTTGAAGGCCTTGGAAATTAACCGAGAGGAAATTGATTCTATTTTGAAAGAAGCAAAACAGAGAGATGATTTACTGCGTTTTAATACGCTTGTGGAATTCATTCAGTTTGAAGTCCAGTTTCCCTTTCCCATTAAAAAAGTAAAATTTGCAGACCCAAGGACACCGGGTGAGTGGACAGCAAGGTTAGATAGTAACGAAAAGATGATAGTGAATATACCTTTACATTCCGTTTGGGCCAATGAACACCAACTAACAATAATTCAAATTTATCCAGATTCGAACTAA
- a CDS encoding LEPBI_I1174 family sigma 54-regulated protein, which produces MIKYQIAILFIISFGLHANPILDESADDILRATRLSRIPSVIVSLEERAILKMETNDLLSAREDLKKAIQLKHAIGMKESEGNASLLLQISKLESRLGNRCEANQYSHLAKRIALRIGVNLGAVALDRAVVPDNRKPEGCIEVSWLKE; this is translated from the coding sequence ATGATCAAATACCAAATTGCTATACTATTCATCATTTCTTTTGGTTTGCATGCAAATCCCATCTTAGATGAGTCCGCAGACGACATCCTAAGAGCCACTCGTTTGTCTCGCATCCCTTCTGTGATTGTAAGTCTCGAAGAGAGGGCCATTTTGAAAATGGAAACCAATGACTTACTTTCGGCTCGGGAAGATTTAAAAAAAGCCATCCAACTCAAACATGCCATTGGAATGAAAGAGTCCGAAGGAAATGCCAGCCTTCTTTTACAGATTTCTAAATTAGAATCTCGACTCGGAAACCGTTGTGAAGCAAACCAATACTCCCACCTCGCCAAACGGATTGCGCTTCGTATCGGTGTCAATCTGGGAGCAGTAGCCCTAGATCGTGCCGTAGTTCCCGACAATAGGAAACCAGAAGGTTGTATTGAAGTCTCCTGGTTAAAAGAGTAA
- the msrB gene encoding peptide-methionine (R)-S-oxide reductase MsrB yields the protein MMNEENWKEKLTPLQYQVTREKGTERPFTGEYYEHKEKGTYLCVCCGEALFSSNAKYDSGSGWPSYYEPVRKEVVATESDGTHGMIRTEIHCQNCGAHLGHVFPDGPKPTGLRYCVNSASLKFQKET from the coding sequence ATGATGAATGAAGAAAATTGGAAAGAAAAACTCACTCCCTTACAATACCAAGTGACACGTGAAAAAGGCACCGAACGGCCGTTTACTGGTGAATACTACGAACATAAAGAGAAGGGAACTTACCTTTGTGTTTGTTGTGGCGAAGCCTTATTTTCTTCCAATGCAAAGTATGATTCTGGTAGTGGTTGGCCTAGTTATTATGAGCCAGTTCGTAAGGAAGTTGTGGCCACTGAATCAGACGGAACCCATGGCATGATACGAACAGAAATCCATTGTCAAAATTGTGGAGCTCATCTTGGTCATGTGTTTCCTGATGGTCCCAAACCAACGGGTTTACGTTATTGTGTGAATTCTGCTTCCTTAAAGTTCCAAAAAGAAACTTAA
- a CDS encoding NAD(P)-binding domain-containing protein: MWSNLILLHSNDPIKTLDDAGLEVWQTCQRTIAFGDRRLFPITEEERFYKGHEVFHGFEAYRFLLEVVSGLRSKLFGESEIQAQFRDRFREERVTDSNFALSLLRLRDQILEHTKQIRSKYLTGIGRQTYGSVADSYLQKHKTVTLLGTGKLATSILPYLVSKEKEVRLIGRNQTKMAELQKAFSITTHHWEDYKPSTEAIVIASSFLPFNWESMIGSSSLILDFRETAFSESKYTNYIPLSKILNDLQETDEQIQSVKMDLQFFLTELTREREEEQIHIMNGWEDLLV; encoded by the coding sequence ATGTGGTCAAACCTGATTCTATTACACTCAAATGATCCCATCAAGACTTTAGACGACGCTGGTCTAGAGGTTTGGCAAACATGCCAAAGAACCATTGCATTTGGGGATCGTCGTTTGTTTCCCATTACAGAAGAGGAACGATTTTACAAAGGTCACGAAGTGTTCCATGGTTTTGAAGCCTATCGATTTCTGCTCGAAGTTGTTTCCGGTTTACGATCCAAATTATTTGGCGAATCAGAAATCCAAGCTCAGTTCCGAGATCGTTTCCGAGAAGAAAGGGTGACTGACTCTAATTTTGCTCTCTCTCTCTTAAGATTGCGGGACCAAATTTTAGAACACACAAAACAAATTCGCTCTAAATACTTAACAGGAATCGGAAGGCAAACTTACGGAAGTGTTGCCGATTCTTATTTACAAAAACATAAGACGGTGACTCTACTCGGAACAGGGAAACTCGCTACTTCCATTCTTCCTTATCTTGTTTCAAAAGAAAAGGAAGTTCGTCTCATTGGACGAAACCAAACAAAAATGGCCGAATTACAAAAGGCGTTCTCAATCACAACTCATCACTGGGAAGATTACAAACCGAGTACCGAAGCCATTGTTATTGCTTCTAGTTTTTTGCCATTTAACTGGGAATCAATGATTGGAAGTTCATCATTGATTTTGGATTTTCGTGAAACTGCTTTTAGCGAATCCAAATATACAAATTATATTCCCTTATCGAAAATTCTCAATGATCTGCAAGAAACCGACGAACAAATCCAATCGGTGAAAATGGACTTACAATTCTTTCTTACGGAGCTTACTCGGGAGAGGGAGGAAGAACAGATACATATTATGAATGGATGGGAAGATTTACTTGTCTGA
- the hemC gene encoding hydroxymethylbilane synthase — protein MSELIKVGGRSSLLSRIQIFSVIKALQEKNNTKEFLPVFRESAGDKDLKTPLWQFAGQGIFTKDLQEDLLKSKIDIVIHSWKDMDLRERNETTLIPILPREDVRDVLLFKRNKWISAPTDITILTSSPRREHHIRDFIKSYFPTPINSFEVKIESVRGNIQTRLRKYLDHENGGILVAKAALDRILGFDDDENKIPELKEVKQLIRETINLSLFMVMPSSIFPSAPAQGALCAEIRKEDKHLESLLREISDVNAELTANEERKILSKYGGGCHQKIGVSVLTRGYGKITFVRGETEDGKTLFSKELSDTPNLKFDRSEVWPPNAKMAARQRERLTYSIPKDVDVFVSRGYAFPLDLSVNPTNQILWSAGLSTWKDLALRGFWVNGTCDGLGESEPPMIDLLLGRKTNFVKLTHVDSDKINSIYPVIPTYFVSAPEIPVPFDTSKIKVAYWRSGSEFDIVTKRFPELLKVIHFVGPGSTFKKIKQTIGDEGAATRVFVSLSFDSWVERYIKP, from the coding sequence TTGTCTGAACTTATCAAAGTTGGAGGAAGGTCCTCCCTACTCTCTCGTATTCAAATTTTTTCTGTAATCAAAGCACTCCAGGAGAAAAACAATACAAAAGAATTTCTACCAGTGTTTCGTGAATCCGCCGGTGACAAAGATTTAAAAACTCCGCTATGGCAGTTTGCTGGCCAAGGAATTTTTACCAAAGATCTACAAGAAGACTTACTAAAATCAAAAATTGATATTGTCATCCATTCCTGGAAAGATATGGACTTAAGAGAACGAAACGAAACTACCCTAATACCAATCTTACCACGGGAAGATGTTCGGGATGTTCTATTATTTAAACGAAATAAATGGATCTCTGCACCAACAGACATTACAATTCTTACCTCTTCACCGAGAAGAGAACATCACATTCGCGATTTCATAAAATCCTATTTTCCAACTCCTATCAATTCATTTGAAGTTAAAATTGAATCTGTAAGAGGGAATATCCAAACGAGACTGCGAAAGTATTTGGATCATGAAAATGGTGGTATCTTAGTCGCAAAAGCTGCTTTAGATCGGATTCTTGGTTTTGATGATGATGAAAACAAGATCCCAGAACTAAAGGAAGTCAAACAACTTATCAGAGAAACGATAAACCTCTCCTTGTTTATGGTGATGCCATCATCAATCTTTCCGAGTGCACCGGCACAAGGAGCTCTCTGCGCAGAGATTAGAAAAGAAGATAAACATCTCGAATCGCTACTGAGAGAAATCTCTGATGTGAATGCTGAACTCACTGCAAACGAAGAAAGAAAAATATTATCCAAGTACGGTGGTGGCTGCCATCAAAAAATCGGAGTTTCCGTTTTAACAAGAGGTTATGGAAAAATAACATTCGTTAGAGGAGAAACAGAAGACGGGAAAACTCTATTTTCCAAAGAATTATCAGACACTCCAAATCTAAAGTTCGATCGAAGCGAAGTTTGGCCACCAAACGCTAAAATGGCGGCAAGGCAAAGAGAACGGCTTACCTATTCTATTCCCAAAGATGTGGATGTATTTGTCTCCCGTGGTTATGCCTTTCCTTTGGACTTATCGGTTAATCCAACAAACCAAATTCTTTGGTCAGCGGGTCTCTCTACCTGGAAAGACCTCGCACTCAGAGGATTTTGGGTAAATGGAACCTGTGATGGATTAGGTGAAAGTGAACCTCCGATGATCGATTTGCTTTTGGGGCGGAAAACAAATTTCGTCAAACTCACGCATGTAGATTCGGACAAAATTAATAGTATTTATCCAGTCATCCCGACATACTTTGTATCGGCACCAGAAATCCCAGTTCCCTTTGATACTTCTAAAATCAAGGTAGCTTACTGGAGAAGCGGTTCCGAGTTTGATATCGTCACAAAACGATTTCCCGAATTATTAAAGGTCATTCACTTTGTAGGCCCAGGTTCCACATTTAAAAAAATCAAACAAACGATAGGTGATGAAGGTGCCGCAACGCGAGTTTTTGTATCATTATCTTTTGATTCTTGGGTAGAAAGGTATATAAAACCATGA
- the hemB gene encoding porphobilinogen synthase, with protein MKKQTLRLRSNQYLRNLGETGSLNVNKMIQPLFLAEGIDEKEPIKGLPGVFRDTDKSIFQQIESDLKAGVSQFLLFMVPKDKSDTGFPKNFYHTNISAIKKEFPNMFLWLDTCICSVTTTGHCCHFHKSGTIDLELTLKRLSDLALIYADAGADGIAPSDMMDGRVGSHRKILDANEHTMVPIMSYSTKFKSNFYGPFRGAADSSPQFGDRSGYQLDVRDRDTAIHTSIRDKEEGADLLMVKPGMTAIDLIGPIKEKTGLPTGAYQVSGEYASLVYLAKEGFLNFEDGLKETWDVFRRAGSSYLITYGARIAQRLYS; from the coding sequence ATGAAAAAACAAACACTTCGACTACGTTCCAACCAATATTTAAGAAACTTAGGGGAAACAGGATCACTTAACGTAAATAAGATGATCCAACCCCTTTTCCTTGCAGAAGGCATCGATGAAAAAGAACCGATCAAAGGTTTACCTGGAGTTTTTCGTGATACCGATAAATCAATTTTCCAACAAATTGAATCTGATCTAAAAGCCGGTGTCTCTCAGTTTTTATTGTTTATGGTTCCTAAAGACAAATCGGATACAGGTTTTCCAAAAAACTTTTACCACACCAATATTAGCGCGATCAAGAAAGAATTCCCGAACATGTTCCTATGGCTTGATACTTGTATTTGTTCTGTGACAACCACTGGCCATTGTTGCCACTTCCATAAATCAGGAACCATAGATCTAGAACTAACACTCAAACGATTGTCTGATCTTGCACTCATTTATGCTGATGCTGGAGCTGACGGTATTGCTCCGAGTGATATGATGGATGGACGCGTTGGATCTCACAGAAAAATATTAGATGCTAACGAACATACCATGGTGCCAATCATGAGTTATTCGACAAAATTCAAAAGTAACTTTTATGGACCTTTTCGTGGTGCCGCAGATTCTTCCCCGCAGTTTGGAGATAGAAGTGGATACCAACTAGATGTGCGTGATCGAGATACAGCCATCCACACATCCATTCGTGATAAAGAAGAAGGTGCCGACTTACTTATGGTCAAACCAGGAATGACTGCCATTGATCTCATTGGTCCTATCAAAGAAAAAACAGGACTCCCTACTGGGGCTTATCAAGTGAGTGGCGAGTATGCAAGTCTTGTATACTTAGCCAAAGAAGGTTTTTTAAATTTTGAGGACGGATTAAAAGAAACCTGGGATGTCTTTAGGAGAGCTGGTTCGTCCTATTTAATTACTTATGGTGCGAGGATAGCACAAAGGTTGTATTCATGA
- the hemL gene encoding glutamate-1-semialdehyde 2,1-aminomutase has protein sequence MNSEELFLRSKQVVPGGVHSPVRSFASVGGTPVFFSEANGAYLKSVEGKEYIDYCLSFGPLLFGHRHPEIQEVVEDTVKKAWSFGACEPYSLELAEFITSRIPWAEKIRFVNSGTEAVMSALRVARAATGRSKILKFDGCYHGHLDQLLVKAGSGLAGLSSSDSKGIGPEIIQNTLVLPLDDEKTLEELFQTQGKEIACLIIEPIPANYGLLPQRIEFLKKCRELTTKYGVLLLFDEVISGFRVSFQGMAGLTGIVPDLVCYGKIIGGGFPVGAYAGKKELMDLVAPSGPVYQAGTLSANPIGMRAGLKTLTKAWNENPYPELESKTKQLTSGILKLLGESGDSNWEAVTYGSLFWLKGKTKDPIRTIAGIPGDHKTRFATFFHKLLNQGVYLAPSGYEVGFLSTAHSDEIIEATLNKTKKALQEVK, from the coding sequence ATGAATTCAGAAGAATTATTTCTTCGTTCGAAACAAGTGGTTCCAGGGGGAGTACATAGCCCTGTTCGTTCCTTTGCTTCTGTGGGAGGCACACCCGTTTTCTTTAGTGAAGCCAATGGCGCCTATTTAAAGTCAGTCGAAGGAAAAGAATATATCGATTATTGTCTAAGTTTCGGACCACTCCTTTTTGGACATAGACATCCGGAAATCCAAGAAGTGGTAGAAGATACAGTAAAAAAGGCATGGTCTTTTGGAGCCTGTGAGCCGTATTCCTTAGAACTTGCCGAGTTTATCACAAGCCGCATTCCTTGGGCCGAAAAAATTCGTTTTGTCAACTCAGGAACGGAAGCTGTGATGAGTGCCCTTCGCGTGGCAAGAGCAGCTACTGGCAGGAGCAAAATTTTAAAATTTGACGGTTGTTACCATGGCCATTTAGACCAACTACTCGTAAAAGCTGGCTCTGGCCTTGCTGGATTAAGTTCCAGTGATAGCAAAGGGATTGGCCCTGAAATCATCCAGAATACCCTCGTACTACCGTTAGACGATGAAAAAACTTTAGAAGAATTGTTCCAAACACAAGGAAAGGAAATTGCTTGCCTAATCATTGAACCAATTCCAGCAAATTACGGACTCCTTCCCCAAAGAATTGAATTTTTAAAGAAGTGCAGAGAACTCACAACTAAATACGGCGTATTACTCTTGTTTGATGAAGTGATCTCTGGTTTCCGAGTTTCGTTCCAAGGGATGGCAGGTCTTACTGGAATTGTTCCGGACTTAGTGTGTTATGGAAAAATCATCGGCGGTGGTTTTCCTGTCGGCGCCTATGCAGGTAAAAAAGAACTTATGGATTTAGTGGCACCAAGTGGCCCTGTTTACCAAGCGGGAACTTTATCGGCAAATCCGATCGGTATGCGGGCTGGCCTCAAAACCTTAACCAAAGCGTGGAATGAAAATCCTTATCCAGAATTGGAATCCAAAACCAAACAACTCACCTCTGGGATTTTAAAACTTCTAGGCGAATCTGGTGATTCCAATTGGGAAGCCGTTACTTACGGAAGTCTCTTTTGGCTCAAAGGGAAAACGAAGGATCCCATTCGAACGATAGCGGGTATTCCCGGTGATCACAAAACAAGGTTTGCTACATTCTTCCATAAACTTCTAAACCAGGGAGTGTATTTAGCACCTAGCGGGTATGAGGTTGGATTTTTATCCACTGCGCATAGCGATGAAATTATAGAAGCAACATTAAATAAAACCAAAAAGGCATTACAGGAAGTAAAATGA
- a CDS encoding uroporphyrinogen decarboxylase family protein, with protein sequence MITTQFRNERFANALNLVPQDLPPIWFMRQAGRYHSHYRKLKETYSFMELCKQPELAAEVALGPVREFGFDVSILFSDLLFPLEALGMGLTYDPGPKLSFSLTSENDLLRLKSPEEAIEGLKFQKEAVLRTREVLPKDVSLIGFVGGPFTLMTYASIGKHDGNLSFIKTNQNFVDKFYSLLVPLLKENIESQLQGGAEVVMIFDTAAGMLDPYNFQRYVTGPISEFAKLFPKQIGYYAKNSTEEQVRQIHEIPNLAGFGVDHRFSIKQTLKDFAGKGFIQGNFDQELLFAETSILKQKINEYLLPIKDLDPEERKGWVAGLGHGVLQFTPESSVHLLIDETRKVFGK encoded by the coding sequence ATGATCACCACTCAATTTAGAAATGAAAGATTTGCAAATGCCTTAAATTTAGTTCCGCAAGACCTTCCACCCATTTGGTTTATGCGCCAAGCGGGACGTTACCACTCACATTACCGTAAACTAAAAGAAACTTATAGTTTTATGGAGTTATGCAAACAACCGGAACTTGCAGCAGAAGTTGCTCTTGGACCTGTTCGGGAATTTGGATTTGATGTAAGTATCTTGTTCTCCGACCTTCTTTTTCCTTTAGAAGCACTGGGTATGGGTTTGACTTATGATCCAGGTCCTAAACTTTCCTTTTCTTTGACTTCAGAAAATGATTTATTACGTTTAAAATCACCCGAGGAAGCCATCGAAGGACTGAAGTTTCAAAAAGAAGCCGTCTTACGAACAAGAGAAGTATTACCCAAAGATGTTTCCTTAATCGGCTTTGTGGGTGGCCCATTTACTTTAATGACTTATGCAAGTATTGGAAAACATGACGGAAACTTATCATTTATCAAAACCAACCAAAACTTTGTAGATAAATTCTATTCCCTACTTGTACCACTTCTTAAAGAAAATATCGAATCACAATTGCAAGGTGGTGCAGAAGTAGTTATGATTTTTGACACCGCAGCAGGAATGTTAGATCCTTACAACTTCCAACGTTATGTGACAGGACCAATTTCAGAATTTGCCAAACTATTCCCAAAACAAATCGGATATTACGCTAAAAATTCCACAGAAGAACAAGTCAGACAAATCCATGAGATTCCGAATTTAGCAGGTTTCGGTGTGGATCATCGATTTTCGATCAAACAAACACTAAAAGATTTTGCTGGGAAAGGTTTTATCCAAGGAAATTTTGATCAGGAGCTCCTATTTGCGGAAACCTCAATTCTCAAACAAAAGATTAACGAATATCTTTTACCAATCAAAGACTTAGATCCAGAAGAAAGAAAAGGTTGGGTGGCTGGCCTTGGCCATGGAGTTCTCCAATTCACACCAGAAAGTTCGGTCCACCTACTCATTGATGAAACAAGAAAGGTATTTGGCAAATGA
- the hemN gene encoding oxygen-independent coproporphyrinogen III oxidase yields MKHLLEKYDTPAPRYTSYPTVPYWTDSPTLEECIQSLETHLSPKESKLALYLHIPFCETLCTFCGCNTSITKNHTVEEPYVAALKNELQLYTEKVTSLNGKNLSELHLGGGSPTYLSDYHLQSTIEFILNKLNPTEDPQYSIEVDPRRTRVSQLKLLQKLGFRRISLGVQDFDPEVQRLVNRIQPFELTENITLEARALGFDSINFDLIYGLPKQTLDSMKYSIERTLELKPDRIAFYSYAHVPWIKASQRLFTEKDLPEATIKRDLYEIGRTLLEKEGYREIGMDHFALPHDKLWKAFNTNKLHRNFMGYSESKTDVMLGLGSSSISETPDLFFQNQKLEMKYRKSILDGIIPILRGHKLTKSDQIRKQLILDLMTSWKVDVPSEMKSHVFNFLQEMESDHLVQWQGDTLTVTEAGKPFLRIVAMAFDEKLQLSQPTKPVFSKAI; encoded by the coding sequence ATGAAGCACCTACTTGAAAAATACGATACACCCGCACCGAGATATACTAGTTACCCTACCGTTCCGTATTGGACAGATTCCCCGACACTGGAAGAATGTATCCAATCTCTGGAAACACACCTATCCCCCAAAGAATCAAAACTAGCTTTATACCTACACATACCCTTTTGTGAAACACTTTGTACTTTTTGTGGATGTAACACTTCAATTACCAAAAATCATACAGTGGAAGAACCCTATGTAGCGGCTCTTAAAAATGAATTACAACTATATACAGAAAAAGTAACAAGTCTTAACGGGAAAAATTTAAGCGAACTTCATTTAGGTGGAGGGAGTCCCACATATTTATCAGACTATCATCTACAGTCTACGATTGAGTTTATTCTAAACAAACTAAATCCCACAGAGGATCCGCAGTATTCCATTGAAGTTGACCCAAGAAGGACAAGAGTCTCTCAACTGAAACTATTACAAAAACTAGGATTCCGTAGAATTAGTCTTGGGGTTCAAGATTTTGATCCCGAGGTACAACGACTCGTCAACCGCATCCAACCTTTTGAACTTACAGAAAATATTACTTTGGAAGCAAGGGCTTTAGGTTTTGATTCCATCAATTTTGATCTTATTTACGGACTTCCCAAACAAACTTTGGATTCCATGAAATATTCCATCGAAAGAACATTAGAACTTAAACCAGATAGAATTGCCTTTTATTCTTATGCCCATGTACCTTGGATCAAAGCATCCCAAAGATTATTCACAGAAAAAGATCTTCCCGAGGCGACCATAAAACGAGACTTATACGAAATCGGAAGGACTTTATTAGAAAAGGAAGGTTATAGGGAAATTGGAATGGATCATTTTGCCCTTCCTCATGACAAACTATGGAAAGCTTTTAACACAAATAAACTACATAGAAATTTTATGGGTTATAGTGAATCCAAAACAGATGTTATGTTAGGACTTGGATCTTCATCGATTTCAGAAACTCCCGATCTTTTTTTCCAAAACCAAAAACTAGAAATGAAATATCGTAAGTCCATACTGGATGGAATCATTCCCATCCTTCGTGGGCACAAACTCACAAAGTCTGATCAAATTAGAAAACAATTGATTTTAGATTTGATGACTTCTTGGAAGGTAGATGTTCCCTCTGAGATGAAATCTCATGTATTTAACTTCTTGCAAGAAATGGAATCAGACCACCTCGTCCAATGGCAAGGCGATACACTCACTGTCACGGAAGCAGGAAAACCTTTTTTACGAATTGTAGCTATGGCTTTTGATGAGAAATTGCAGCT